Proteins encoded within one genomic window of Calonectris borealis chromosome 1, bCalBor7.hap1.2, whole genome shotgun sequence:
- the PPFIBP1 gene encoding liprin-beta-1 isoform X1: MMSDASDMLAAALEQMDGIIAGSKALEYSNGIFDCQSPTSPFMGGLRALHLVEDLRGLLEMMEADEREGLRCQVPDSTAEALIEWLQSQMTNGHISGNGDVYQERLARLENDKESLVLQVSVLTDQVEAQGEKIRDLEFCLEEHREKLNATEEMLQQELLSRTSLETQKLDLMAEISTLKLKLTSVEKDRLDYEDRFRDTDDLIQEINELRLRVGEMDNERLQYEKKLKTTKSLMAKLSSMKIKVGQMQYEKQRMEQKSQMLKDELAALKDKLEQKEAEVKRLQEKLVCKLKGEGIEILDRDENCKKKLKDKNIEVQKMKKAVESLMAANEEKDRKIEELRQSLNRYKKVQDMVILAQGKESDGEDFLNSGSVSMVLLDTPSLTDPEKSPSPTPVTASPIHDEFNMNIHEENSLQIHTSILQISIPSFSSTSKNSETVAEKVKTQPRPDPASDISEGRSTGSSPETQLCDSPVTSSLQKSSSLSSLRKETSEADRDSAQKPTEVKPPVEGNNFSTLPPKSPSHGGTGDEDSFGTRKARSSFGRGFFKIKNNKRTASAPNLDRSRSASAPTLAETEKGSADHLDLAGLPPRPKEMDSLQMTPPSPDSKKKARGIKKLFGKLKRSQSTTFNPDDMSETEFKRGGTRATAGPRLGWSRDLGQSHNELDMPFAKWTKEQVCNWLQDQGLGSYISHGKHWILSGQTLLQASQQDLEKELGIKHPLHRKKLQLALQALGSEEENNHGKLDYHWVTRWLDDIGLPQYKTQFDEGKVDGRMLHYMSVDDLLSLKVVSVLHHLSIKRAIQVLRINNFEPNCLRRRPSDENNVTPSEVTQWTNHRVMEWLRSVDLAEYAPNLRGSGVHGGLMVLEPRFNVETMAQLLNIPPNKTLLRRHLATHFNLLIGQQAQHQKREAMESPDYVLLTATAKVKPKKLAFSNFGSLRKKKQDDVEEYVCPMELGRASGSGSKKGFKPGLDIRVYDDDDLDRLEQMEDSEGTVRQIGAFSEGINNLTHMLKEDEMFKDFATRSPSTSITDEDSNV, translated from the exons ACTAATGGACATATATCTGGGAATGGAGATGTGTATCAAGAAAGGCTGGCTCGTCTGGAAAATGATAAGGAATCTCTTGTTCTGCAA GTAAGTGTGCTTACAGACCAGGTGGAAGCCCAAGGAGAAAAGATTCGGGATCTGGAGTTCTGTCTAGAGGAGCACAGGGAGAAGCTGAATGCCACGGAAgagatgctgcagcag GAGCTTTTAAGCAGAACGTCCCTTGAAACTCAGAAGCTGGATCTGATGGCAGAGATTTCCACTCTGAAGTTAAAGCTTACATCTGTGGAGAAGGATAGATTGGACTATGAGGACAGATTCAGAGACACAGAC GATTTGATCCAGGAAATAAATGAATTGCGGTTGAGAGTGGGAGAAATGGACAACGAAAGACTCCAGTATGAGAAAAAACTGAAAACGACCAAA TCTTTAATGGCCAAACTTTCTAGTATGAAAATCAAAGTGGGTCAGATGCAGTATGAAAAGCAGCGGATGGAGCAAAAAAGCCAGATGCTAAAG GATGAGCTAGCAGCTTTGAAAGACAAATTGGAGCAGAAGGAAGCCGAGGTAAAAAGGTTGCAAGAAAAATTGGTTTGCAAGCTGAAAGGAGAAGGAATTGAAATACTGGACAGAG ATGAAAATTGTAAAAAGAAGCTCAAAGATAAAA ATATAGAGgtacagaaaatgaagaaggCGGTAGAATCTCTAATGGCAGCAAATGAAGAGAAG GATCGGAAGATAGAAGAGCTTCGGCAATCTCTGAATAGGTACAAGAAAGTTCAAGACATGGTGATATTGGCTCAAG GCAAGGAAAGTGATGGTGAAGACTTCTTGAATTCAGGGTCTGTTTCCATGGTTTTATTGGACACACCAAGTCTGACTGACCCAGAGAAAAGCCCATCCCCAACCCCAGTAACAGCATCTCCAATCCACGATGAGTTTAACATGAATATTCACGAAGAg AATTCCTTACAGATCCACACCAGTATTTTACAGATTTCAATCCCTTCTTTTTCATCAACATCCAAGAACTCAGAAACTGTTGCAGAGAAAGTGAAAACACAGCCTAGGCCAGATCCTGCAAGTGACATAAG tgaaGGAAGATCAACAGGTTCCTCCCCAGAAACTCAGCTGTGTGACAGCCCGGT AACTTCTTCGCTGCAGAAGTCCAGCAGTCTGAGCAGTTTGAGAAAAGAGACATCCGAAGCG GACAGAGATTCTGCACAGAAGCCAACAGAG GTTAAACCTCCTGTGGAAGGTAATAATTTCTCAACCCTCCCTCCAAAGTCTCCTTCTCATGGTGGCACAGGCGACGAGGATAGTTTTGGTACCCGTAAAGCCAGATCTTCGTTTGGACGAGgctttttcaagataaaaaataaCAAGAGGACCGCGAGTGCCCCCAATTTGG ATCGCAGTCGAAGTGCAAGTGCACCTACTTTAG CTGAAACAGAGAAGGGATCTGCAGATCACTTGGATCTGGCTGGCTTGCCCCCTCGCCCAAAAGAAATGGATAGTCTACAGATGACTCCGCCTTCTCCAGATTCCAAGAAAAAGGCCAGAGGGATCAAAAAGTTATTTGGAAA ACTTAAAAGAAGTCAGTCTACTACCTTCAACCCAGATGACATGTCCGAGACGGAGTTCAAAAGAGGAGGGACAAGAGCAACGGCGGGGCCGCGACTGGGCTGGTCTCGAGACCTGGGGCAGTCTCACAA TGAGCTGGACATGCCGTTCGCAAAGTGGACAAAGGAGCAGGTTTGCAACTGGCTCCAGGACCAAGGCCTAGGCTCTTACATTAGTCATGGCAAACACTGGATACTGTCTGGGCAAACGCTTCTGCAGGCTTCTCAGCAGGATCTGGAAAAG gAGCTTGGGATAAAGCACCCATTGCATCGGAAGAAGCTTCAGCTTGCTCTGCAGGCACTCGGGTCTGAAGAGGAAAACAATCATGGAAAACTGGATTACCACTGGGTTACCA GGTGGCTGGATGACATTGGCCTCCCCCAGTATAAGACCCAGTTTGATGAAGGAAAGGTGGACGGCCGAATGCTCCATTACATGAGCGTG GATGACTTGCTGTCCTTGAAAGTTGTCAGCGTCCTCCACCACCTCAGCATCAAAAGAGCCATTCAGGTTTTGAGAATAAATAACTTTGAGCCCAATTGTCTGCGCAGGAGGCCGTCTGATGAG AATAACGTCACACCTTCCGAGGTCACCCAGTGGACCAATCATCGCGTGATGGAATGGTTACGCTCCGTTGATCTGGCAGAGTATGCTCCTAATCTGCGGGGGAGCGGCGTGCATGGGGGACTGATG GTTTTGGAGCCTCGTTTCAATGTAGAAACCATGGCACAGTTGCTGAACATCCCACCAAACAAGACGCTGCTGAGACGGCACTTGGCGACTCATTTCAACCTCCTCATTGGGCAGCAGGCCCAGCATCAGAAACGCGAAGCCATGGAGTCCCCAGACTACGTCCTCTTAACAGCAACTGCCAAAGTAAAG CCAAAGAAACTTGCTTTCAGCAATTTTgggagcctgaggaagaagaaGCAAGATGATGTGGAAGAGTATGTGTGTCCTATGGAGCTGGGGCGGGCATCTGGAAGTGGGTCGAAGAAGGGCTTTAAGCCTGGCCTGGATATCCGAGTATATGACGATGATGATTTGGACCGGCTGGAGCAG ATGGAAGATTCAGAAGGGACAGTGAGGCAAATAGGAGCGTTTTCTGAAGGCATCAACAACTTGACA CACATGTTGAAAGAAGATGAAATGTTTAAAGACTTTGCGACTCGCTCTCCTAGCACCAGTATAACAGATGAGGACTCCAACGTGTGA
- the PPFIBP1 gene encoding liprin-beta-1 isoform X5, with product MMSDASDMLAAALEQMDGIIAGSKALEYSNGIFDCQSPTSPFMGGLRALHLVEDLRGLLEMMEADEREGLRCQVPDSTAEALIEWLQSQMTNGHISGNGDVYQERLARLENDKESLVLQVSVLTDQVEAQGEKIRDLEFCLEEHREKLNATEEMLQQELLSRTSLETQKLDLMAEISTLKLKLTSVEKDRLDYEDRFRDTDDLIQEINELRLRVGEMDNERLQYEKKLKTTKDELAALKDKLEQKEAEVKRLQEKLVCKLKGEGIEILDRDIEVQKMKKAVESLMAANEEKDRKIEELRQSLNRYKKVQDMVILAQGKESDGEDFLNSGSVSMVLLDTPSLTDPEKSPSPTPVTASPIHDEFNMNIHEENSLQIHTSILQISIPSFSSTSKNSETVAEKVKTQPRPDPASDISEGRSTGSSPETQLCDSPVTSSLQKSSSLSSLRKETSEADRDSAQKPTEVKPPVEGNNFSTLPPKSPSHGGTGDEDSFGTRKARSSFGRGFFKIKNNKRTASAPNLAETEKGSADHLDLAGLPPRPKEMDSLQMTPPSPDSKKKARGIKKLFGKLKRSQSTTFNPDDMSETEFKRGGTRATAGPRLGWSRDLGQSHNELDMPFAKWTKEQVCNWLQDQGLGSYISHGKHWILSGQTLLQASQQDLEKELGIKHPLHRKKLQLALQALGSEEENNHGKLDYHWVTRWLDDIGLPQYKTQFDEGKVDGRMLHYMSVDDLLSLKVVSVLHHLSIKRAIQVLRINNFEPNCLRRRPSDENNVTPSEVTQWTNHRVMEWLRSVDLAEYAPNLRGSGVHGGLMVLEPRFNVETMAQLLNIPPNKTLLRRHLATHFNLLIGQQAQHQKREAMESPDYVLLTATAKVKPKKLAFSNFGSLRKKKQDDVEEYVCPMELGRASGSGSKKGFKPGLDIRVYDDDDLDRLEQMEDSEGTVRQIGAFSEGINNLTHMLKEDEMFKDFATRSPSTSITDEDSNV from the exons ACTAATGGACATATATCTGGGAATGGAGATGTGTATCAAGAAAGGCTGGCTCGTCTGGAAAATGATAAGGAATCTCTTGTTCTGCAA GTAAGTGTGCTTACAGACCAGGTGGAAGCCCAAGGAGAAAAGATTCGGGATCTGGAGTTCTGTCTAGAGGAGCACAGGGAGAAGCTGAATGCCACGGAAgagatgctgcagcag GAGCTTTTAAGCAGAACGTCCCTTGAAACTCAGAAGCTGGATCTGATGGCAGAGATTTCCACTCTGAAGTTAAAGCTTACATCTGTGGAGAAGGATAGATTGGACTATGAGGACAGATTCAGAGACACAGAC GATTTGATCCAGGAAATAAATGAATTGCGGTTGAGAGTGGGAGAAATGGACAACGAAAGACTCCAGTATGAGAAAAAACTGAAAACGACCAAA GATGAGCTAGCAGCTTTGAAAGACAAATTGGAGCAGAAGGAAGCCGAGGTAAAAAGGTTGCAAGAAAAATTGGTTTGCAAGCTGAAAGGAGAAGGAATTGAAATACTGGACAGAG ATATAGAGgtacagaaaatgaagaaggCGGTAGAATCTCTAATGGCAGCAAATGAAGAGAAG GATCGGAAGATAGAAGAGCTTCGGCAATCTCTGAATAGGTACAAGAAAGTTCAAGACATGGTGATATTGGCTCAAG GCAAGGAAAGTGATGGTGAAGACTTCTTGAATTCAGGGTCTGTTTCCATGGTTTTATTGGACACACCAAGTCTGACTGACCCAGAGAAAAGCCCATCCCCAACCCCAGTAACAGCATCTCCAATCCACGATGAGTTTAACATGAATATTCACGAAGAg AATTCCTTACAGATCCACACCAGTATTTTACAGATTTCAATCCCTTCTTTTTCATCAACATCCAAGAACTCAGAAACTGTTGCAGAGAAAGTGAAAACACAGCCTAGGCCAGATCCTGCAAGTGACATAAG tgaaGGAAGATCAACAGGTTCCTCCCCAGAAACTCAGCTGTGTGACAGCCCGGT AACTTCTTCGCTGCAGAAGTCCAGCAGTCTGAGCAGTTTGAGAAAAGAGACATCCGAAGCG GACAGAGATTCTGCACAGAAGCCAACAGAG GTTAAACCTCCTGTGGAAGGTAATAATTTCTCAACCCTCCCTCCAAAGTCTCCTTCTCATGGTGGCACAGGCGACGAGGATAGTTTTGGTACCCGTAAAGCCAGATCTTCGTTTGGACGAGgctttttcaagataaaaaataaCAAGAGGACCGCGAGTGCCCCCAATTTGG CTGAAACAGAGAAGGGATCTGCAGATCACTTGGATCTGGCTGGCTTGCCCCCTCGCCCAAAAGAAATGGATAGTCTACAGATGACTCCGCCTTCTCCAGATTCCAAGAAAAAGGCCAGAGGGATCAAAAAGTTATTTGGAAA ACTTAAAAGAAGTCAGTCTACTACCTTCAACCCAGATGACATGTCCGAGACGGAGTTCAAAAGAGGAGGGACAAGAGCAACGGCGGGGCCGCGACTGGGCTGGTCTCGAGACCTGGGGCAGTCTCACAA TGAGCTGGACATGCCGTTCGCAAAGTGGACAAAGGAGCAGGTTTGCAACTGGCTCCAGGACCAAGGCCTAGGCTCTTACATTAGTCATGGCAAACACTGGATACTGTCTGGGCAAACGCTTCTGCAGGCTTCTCAGCAGGATCTGGAAAAG gAGCTTGGGATAAAGCACCCATTGCATCGGAAGAAGCTTCAGCTTGCTCTGCAGGCACTCGGGTCTGAAGAGGAAAACAATCATGGAAAACTGGATTACCACTGGGTTACCA GGTGGCTGGATGACATTGGCCTCCCCCAGTATAAGACCCAGTTTGATGAAGGAAAGGTGGACGGCCGAATGCTCCATTACATGAGCGTG GATGACTTGCTGTCCTTGAAAGTTGTCAGCGTCCTCCACCACCTCAGCATCAAAAGAGCCATTCAGGTTTTGAGAATAAATAACTTTGAGCCCAATTGTCTGCGCAGGAGGCCGTCTGATGAG AATAACGTCACACCTTCCGAGGTCACCCAGTGGACCAATCATCGCGTGATGGAATGGTTACGCTCCGTTGATCTGGCAGAGTATGCTCCTAATCTGCGGGGGAGCGGCGTGCATGGGGGACTGATG GTTTTGGAGCCTCGTTTCAATGTAGAAACCATGGCACAGTTGCTGAACATCCCACCAAACAAGACGCTGCTGAGACGGCACTTGGCGACTCATTTCAACCTCCTCATTGGGCAGCAGGCCCAGCATCAGAAACGCGAAGCCATGGAGTCCCCAGACTACGTCCTCTTAACAGCAACTGCCAAAGTAAAG CCAAAGAAACTTGCTTTCAGCAATTTTgggagcctgaggaagaagaaGCAAGATGATGTGGAAGAGTATGTGTGTCCTATGGAGCTGGGGCGGGCATCTGGAAGTGGGTCGAAGAAGGGCTTTAAGCCTGGCCTGGATATCCGAGTATATGACGATGATGATTTGGACCGGCTGGAGCAG ATGGAAGATTCAGAAGGGACAGTGAGGCAAATAGGAGCGTTTTCTGAAGGCATCAACAACTTGACA CACATGTTGAAAGAAGATGAAATGTTTAAAGACTTTGCGACTCGCTCTCCTAGCACCAGTATAACAGATGAGGACTCCAACGTGTGA
- the PPFIBP1 gene encoding liprin-beta-1 isoform X3 codes for MMSDASDMLAAALEQMDGIIAGSKALEYSNGIFDCQSPTSPFMGGLRALHLVEDLRGLLEMMEADEREGLRCQVPDSTAEALIEWLQSQMTNGHISGNGDVYQERLARLENDKESLVLQVSVLTDQVEAQGEKIRDLEFCLEEHREKLNATEEMLQQELLSRTSLETQKLDLMAEISTLKLKLTSVEKDRLDYEDRFRDTDDLIQEINELRLRVGEMDNERLQYEKKLKTTKDELAALKDKLEQKEAEVKRLQEKLVCKLKGEGIEILDRDENCKKKLKDKNIEVQKMKKAVESLMAANEEKDRKIEELRQSLNRYKKVQDMVILAQGKKGKESDGEDFLNSGSVSMVLLDTPSLTDPEKSPSPTPVTASPIHDEFNMNIHEENSLQIHTSILQISIPSFSSTSKNSETVAEKVKTQPRPDPASDISEGRSTGSSPETQLCDSPVTSSLQKSSSLSSLRKETSEADRDSAQKPTEVKPPVEGNNFSTLPPKSPSHGGTGDEDSFGTRKARSSFGRGFFKIKNNKRTASAPNLDRSRSASAPTLAETEKGSADHLDLAGLPPRPKEMDSLQMTPPSPDSKKKARGIKKLFGKLKRSQSTTFNPDDMSETEFKRGGTRATAGPRLGWSRDLGQSHNELDMPFAKWTKEQVCNWLQDQGLGSYISHGKHWILSGQTLLQASQQDLEKELGIKHPLHRKKLQLALQALGSEEENNHGKLDYHWVTRWLDDIGLPQYKTQFDEGKVDGRMLHYMSVDDLLSLKVVSVLHHLSIKRAIQVLRINNFEPNCLRRRPSDENNVTPSEVTQWTNHRVMEWLRSVDLAEYAPNLRGSGVHGGLMVLEPRFNVETMAQLLNIPPNKTLLRRHLATHFNLLIGQQAQHQKREAMESPDYVLLTATAKVKPKKLAFSNFGSLRKKKQDDVEEYVCPMELGRASGSGSKKGFKPGLDIRVYDDDDLDRLEQMEDSEGTVRQIGAFSEGINNLTHMLKEDEMFKDFATRSPSTSITDEDSNV; via the exons ACTAATGGACATATATCTGGGAATGGAGATGTGTATCAAGAAAGGCTGGCTCGTCTGGAAAATGATAAGGAATCTCTTGTTCTGCAA GTAAGTGTGCTTACAGACCAGGTGGAAGCCCAAGGAGAAAAGATTCGGGATCTGGAGTTCTGTCTAGAGGAGCACAGGGAGAAGCTGAATGCCACGGAAgagatgctgcagcag GAGCTTTTAAGCAGAACGTCCCTTGAAACTCAGAAGCTGGATCTGATGGCAGAGATTTCCACTCTGAAGTTAAAGCTTACATCTGTGGAGAAGGATAGATTGGACTATGAGGACAGATTCAGAGACACAGAC GATTTGATCCAGGAAATAAATGAATTGCGGTTGAGAGTGGGAGAAATGGACAACGAAAGACTCCAGTATGAGAAAAAACTGAAAACGACCAAA GATGAGCTAGCAGCTTTGAAAGACAAATTGGAGCAGAAGGAAGCCGAGGTAAAAAGGTTGCAAGAAAAATTGGTTTGCAAGCTGAAAGGAGAAGGAATTGAAATACTGGACAGAG ATGAAAATTGTAAAAAGAAGCTCAAAGATAAAA ATATAGAGgtacagaaaatgaagaaggCGGTAGAATCTCTAATGGCAGCAAATGAAGAGAAG GATCGGAAGATAGAAGAGCTTCGGCAATCTCTGAATAGGTACAAGAAAGTTCAAGACATGGTGATATTGGCTCAAGGTAAAAAAG GCAAGGAAAGTGATGGTGAAGACTTCTTGAATTCAGGGTCTGTTTCCATGGTTTTATTGGACACACCAAGTCTGACTGACCCAGAGAAAAGCCCATCCCCAACCCCAGTAACAGCATCTCCAATCCACGATGAGTTTAACATGAATATTCACGAAGAg AATTCCTTACAGATCCACACCAGTATTTTACAGATTTCAATCCCTTCTTTTTCATCAACATCCAAGAACTCAGAAACTGTTGCAGAGAAAGTGAAAACACAGCCTAGGCCAGATCCTGCAAGTGACATAAG tgaaGGAAGATCAACAGGTTCCTCCCCAGAAACTCAGCTGTGTGACAGCCCGGT AACTTCTTCGCTGCAGAAGTCCAGCAGTCTGAGCAGTTTGAGAAAAGAGACATCCGAAGCG GACAGAGATTCTGCACAGAAGCCAACAGAG GTTAAACCTCCTGTGGAAGGTAATAATTTCTCAACCCTCCCTCCAAAGTCTCCTTCTCATGGTGGCACAGGCGACGAGGATAGTTTTGGTACCCGTAAAGCCAGATCTTCGTTTGGACGAGgctttttcaagataaaaaataaCAAGAGGACCGCGAGTGCCCCCAATTTGG ATCGCAGTCGAAGTGCAAGTGCACCTACTTTAG CTGAAACAGAGAAGGGATCTGCAGATCACTTGGATCTGGCTGGCTTGCCCCCTCGCCCAAAAGAAATGGATAGTCTACAGATGACTCCGCCTTCTCCAGATTCCAAGAAAAAGGCCAGAGGGATCAAAAAGTTATTTGGAAA ACTTAAAAGAAGTCAGTCTACTACCTTCAACCCAGATGACATGTCCGAGACGGAGTTCAAAAGAGGAGGGACAAGAGCAACGGCGGGGCCGCGACTGGGCTGGTCTCGAGACCTGGGGCAGTCTCACAA TGAGCTGGACATGCCGTTCGCAAAGTGGACAAAGGAGCAGGTTTGCAACTGGCTCCAGGACCAAGGCCTAGGCTCTTACATTAGTCATGGCAAACACTGGATACTGTCTGGGCAAACGCTTCTGCAGGCTTCTCAGCAGGATCTGGAAAAG gAGCTTGGGATAAAGCACCCATTGCATCGGAAGAAGCTTCAGCTTGCTCTGCAGGCACTCGGGTCTGAAGAGGAAAACAATCATGGAAAACTGGATTACCACTGGGTTACCA GGTGGCTGGATGACATTGGCCTCCCCCAGTATAAGACCCAGTTTGATGAAGGAAAGGTGGACGGCCGAATGCTCCATTACATGAGCGTG GATGACTTGCTGTCCTTGAAAGTTGTCAGCGTCCTCCACCACCTCAGCATCAAAAGAGCCATTCAGGTTTTGAGAATAAATAACTTTGAGCCCAATTGTCTGCGCAGGAGGCCGTCTGATGAG AATAACGTCACACCTTCCGAGGTCACCCAGTGGACCAATCATCGCGTGATGGAATGGTTACGCTCCGTTGATCTGGCAGAGTATGCTCCTAATCTGCGGGGGAGCGGCGTGCATGGGGGACTGATG GTTTTGGAGCCTCGTTTCAATGTAGAAACCATGGCACAGTTGCTGAACATCCCACCAAACAAGACGCTGCTGAGACGGCACTTGGCGACTCATTTCAACCTCCTCATTGGGCAGCAGGCCCAGCATCAGAAACGCGAAGCCATGGAGTCCCCAGACTACGTCCTCTTAACAGCAACTGCCAAAGTAAAG CCAAAGAAACTTGCTTTCAGCAATTTTgggagcctgaggaagaagaaGCAAGATGATGTGGAAGAGTATGTGTGTCCTATGGAGCTGGGGCGGGCATCTGGAAGTGGGTCGAAGAAGGGCTTTAAGCCTGGCCTGGATATCCGAGTATATGACGATGATGATTTGGACCGGCTGGAGCAG ATGGAAGATTCAGAAGGGACAGTGAGGCAAATAGGAGCGTTTTCTGAAGGCATCAACAACTTGACA CACATGTTGAAAGAAGATGAAATGTTTAAAGACTTTGCGACTCGCTCTCCTAGCACCAGTATAACAGATGAGGACTCCAACGTGTGA